TTATACCTACATGAGCCCATTTCGAGTCAATTTTAACATCTTCTAGCCGTTTTTCAAATTCTTGATGGAGATCTCCTCTATCAGAGGGATAACACCACTTGTCCGCTATAAAATGGGTTAAGACGCCTAAATAAAAAGGATCAATTCTTCCTTTTATTCTGTCCTTTCTCAACTGCAATATTAGATTTCTCAATCTTTTTACGGTATCTTTATGGTGTGGATAACCAAGATCTATCCTATAAGGATTGTTAGAACGATACAAACTTGTGGCCACCTTATCAGGGTATATACTACCCCTCTTCATCTCCTGGGTATCAAGACCGCAGATATGCCCTATATATGCGGCAATTCTTTTATGGGCACCTGATCTCATACAGACCCCAAATCATAGATAAGCAATCACAATAATATAAAAACTACGCGCTTAATATCCAATTTAAAATTTTTATTAAACTTTATTCCAAAAAAGAAAAATTTTAATACACTAATTTATATAAATGATTTTCAAAAATATCCCAACTACAAAACAAGTTCACATACCATGGCCTAGAATTCAGTTTACAGACGCACACACTAACAGAAATCAAACCACCACTTTCATGAAAAACAGTATGTATTAAAATGTGGGGGGTACATTCCCATTACAAATCGAAATTTGGTGTCTGAGGTCAACATTTTGACAAGGCCCTCTCTGAAAAAATCTTATGTAACACAATTTTCATGGCAAAATACAAATGTTAAGATTGGCATGACAAAAAAGATATTTTGAAGTCATTCAAAAATAAAAAGATGTAATTGTGTGTGGGGTTCTTTTATGTTTGGGAAAACCTGCCCTAAATGTGAGTTCGAGAATTCAGAAGATGCTAATTTTTGTATGAAGTGTGGCAAAGATTTAAAAGAGACTATTGCATACTTTGAAGGGGATAGTGGCGGGCATGATATTGAAGTAACTCCAAATACTCTGATAGTGTATAAGAGAAGTTTGTGGTCTGGTAAAAGAACTGGGAAAGTGAAAGTGTACGAGCGGGGAAAGATGGAAAACATTGAAGTTGGAAGGACATCCTCACACTTGAGTTTTAAGTATAATGGTAAAATAAAGGGATATCGCATTAGTTCGAGGTATTTGGATGAAGTTGAAGAGATACTTGAATTGGGCGAAATAAGAGAGCCTCCAATTTATGTTTTAAATGGTTTGAATGGTAAACTTAAATTATATGAAAATAGGGTCGAGATTAAACGCCTAGGTTTTGGAGCAAAATTATTTTATGGAACTTTTACTGCAGGAGATAAAACGATATACTTACAAGATATTACCGGTGTTGAAGTGAAAAAACCAGGAATTACAGTTGGATACATCCAACTAACCTTACCAGGAGGTATAGAAAAAACTAGTGGAGCGTTCAAAGCAAGAATAGATGAAAACACAGTGACTTTCGCCCAAAAAAATGACTACAAAATCGCATTAAAAATAAAAGAAAAAATAGAAGAATTAAAAACTAAAATTTCCACTGGGACGGCCACTGTAAGTGTAGTCGATGAAATCAAAAAAGCCAAGGAATTATTGGATATCGGCGCGATAACAAAGGAAGAGTTCGAAAAAATAAAAAGAGAACTGTTAAAATGAACCTAGACTTCTTGAAAGACATCCAAATCGGACAACAAGAACCCTCCAGCCAAAACACTTTCTAAAGTTTCGAGTTGAACACCTTCTAAGACAAACAAATAACAAGAAAAAATCAAATAAAAACTAAAAGTCTCATTTCATGTCAAAAATGTAAATAAGACATCATTTTTTTGATTTAGAGTTTTGTAGAGGATATCTTATGTAACTATTATATATTAGAAAGATGATAATTCAAAATGCTAATTATATTTTTCCTCCATGAATTGGTTTCCACAAAGCCGCTTAAAATTCATCTCTTGACAAAAAAATAAAGGTGAATTTATGGACAAAACAACAAAAGCCCTTTTCATAGTCTGCCTTGTTTTAGTCGGAGCCCTAGGATTCACCACAGGACTCCTACTCCAAGAAAAACCAATCCTCCCATCCAAAACCACAAAAAATACAACAATCACGAGTAATCCTAACAAAACTACAAGTAATGTAAATAATGCTAACAAAACCAACCCGACCAAAAGTTCTGGTGGTTCTAGTGGTATGATCTCACCAGAAGAGGCTATTGACATTGTTTCAGCCTATGGTACTGAGAACTGCTACTATGACGTATACTATGATGGAAGGTATTATCAAGTGACAGTATATGATTCAAAGCATCCAGAATATGGTGCTATCGGAGGAGCTACTGTAGATCCTTATACTGGCGAAATCGTCAGAGCCCTTGGATGATCCTCTTATCTTCCTTTTTTTGTTTCTTTTGGGGAGTTCTTTGCCGACATAGAAACTTACAAGTTTGCCGCCCACCCTTTTGTATCCATACCAGTATAGACCATATGGACATTTTTCACAGTTGGGTTTTCCACACCCCACCTTTTCGAGTTGGTAGGTAATTTTACCAGCCCTTTATTTCAATCCCATTTTGGCCTGATTTTAACCCATTAGACAGTATAAAGACTAATTGGTGGGGGTGATGAGAAAACCTTTACATCCTCTTTCTTCCCGTTCAAAGAAAGTCACTTATATTCTCCTAAAATTTCAGGAACGTTATTGGTCAAATTATCCAAGAAATACTAGCCTATTTATTCGGTATAAGATCCGGAGATGATATTCTACCACCAATTAGAATTTATGATCGAATAGAAACCAAATATTACAATAGAAAAATAAATGATAAAAAAATAAACAAACAAATAATGAATTAATTTGGAGGGATGAGTAGATGAAGGAATGACCGGGAGATTGATAGGATCTAGATACTATTAGCTGTGTTATTAAATATCCATCTTCAGAGAACCAGTGACAGAAGATGATCTCGTAAAAGAAACATTACCATTGGCACTTGAATATAATAACCCTCAGAAATTCAACATTTAATACCTTTGGTGGTTTAATATGAAGTGTCCAAGTTGCGGATGTGAAAATGAAGAAGATGCAGAATTCTGCAAAGAGTGTGGTAGAAGATTTAGGGGATTCTTCGAGGCATTAGATGATAAGATAAACATTGCAAGCTTATTCACCGGTTTAATAGTTTCTGTTCTTGTCCTGATATTGTCCTCTCTATTCTTACTTGCCGCCGGCATCACAGTAACAGAATTTACTTGGATTCCTTTAGTAATTCTCATTTTTATAATTGTCGGATTTGCCGGCGGACTAGTCGCGGGATTAGGACGTTCAGATACCATGGATGGCTTTATCAACGGTCTATTCCTTGGCCTGAGCATATTAATTATCTTCGGATTCCTCTTTGGATTGGCACTATTATCCCTAACATTCATTGTAAACGCGATTAAAACAATATGGGGGCTATCAGCGGCTACAGAGGCTGGAAACCCTGAATTTCCAGGTTTAATTGTTAATGGGATAATATTCGTGTTAGGCACCCTATCCAGCGGGGCTGTTGGAGGATCCCTCGGATCTTGCATAAAGAGACTCCTATGAGAGGGGTTTAGTGTTGAAATGTGACAAATGCGGATACGAGAACGACCTTGACGCAAAGTATTGCGTAAAATGTGGTAATAGATTCCAAGAGGGCGCGGACAAGAACATTATCATATTAGTCGTCGCCCTGATACTCGTAGGCATAATAGGAGTGGCCGCTGGGATCATATCAAAATCACAGATCAGAGAAGATGTTCCAGTAAATATCGAGGAAGGATTCCCACTATCAGAGGTCCCAAGTCTTGCTGCTGAAATAGAAAGATCAGGATACAACTTCGATTCAGTCACATATAAAGGCGTCACACTCGATAAATGGCAATGTCTCTATATATTCTCAAGAGCCATTGTAATGATACATAATGGTGAAACTGGCAACATCCCTATAAGAGAATTCACCCCCCCAAACAACCCCTAT
This DNA window, taken from Methanothermobacter tenebrarum, encodes the following:
- a CDS encoding DUF4429 domain-containing protein; translated protein: MFGKTCPKCEFENSEDANFCMKCGKDLKETIAYFEGDSGGHDIEVTPNTLIVYKRSLWSGKRTGKVKVYERGKMENIEVGRTSSHLSFKYNGKIKGYRISSRYLDEVEEILELGEIREPPIYVLNGLNGKLKLYENRVEIKRLGFGAKLFYGTFTAGDKTIYLQDITGVEVKKPGITVGYIQLTLPGGIEKTSGAFKARIDENTVTFAQKNDYKIALKIKEKIEELKTKISTGTATVSVVDEIKKAKELLDIGAITKEEFEKIKRELLK
- a CDS encoding zinc ribbon domain-containing protein, whose translation is MKCPSCGCENEEDAEFCKECGRRFRGFFEALDDKINIASLFTGLIVSVLVLILSSLFLLAAGITVTEFTWIPLVILIFIIVGFAGGLVAGLGRSDTMDGFINGLFLGLSILIIFGFLFGLALLSLTFIVNAIKTIWGLSAATEAGNPEFPGLIVNGIIFVLGTLSSGAVGGSLGSCIKRLL
- a CDS encoding zinc-ribbon domain-containing protein, whose product is MKCDKCGYENDLDAKYCVKCGNRFQEGADKNIIILVVALILVGIIGVAAGIISKSQIREDVPVNIEEGFPLSEVPSLAAEIERSGYNFDSVTYKGVTLDKWQCLYIFSRAIVMIHNGETGNIPIREFTPPNNPYGYVESGMLTKAEYLDMAQRTYNWMDNYASAPNFIGITTPGVPDLSPETALRIYTKILTYYNTTGELPETINF